AGGCCACAGAGCCGCCCTATACGGGCAAATATGTCAACAATCATGAGGCGGGCACCTATATCTGCCGCCAGTGCGGCATGCCGCTCTACCATTCGGACGACAAGTTCGAATCAGGCTGCGGCTGGCCAAGCTTTGACACGGCAGTGCCCGGCGCAGTGCGCCGTGTGCCCGATGCCGATGGCCGCAGGGTTGAGATTCTCTGCGCCAACTGCGGTGGGCATCTGGGGCATGTGTTTGAGGGCGAAGGATTCACAGAAAAAAACACGCGCCATTGCGTCAATTCGCTGTCCATGAGCTTTGCCTCTGCGGGCAGCGATGCGGAAAAAGCGGCTTTGGCGCGGTTGGCAGCCAAAAAGGAAACCTCCGCTGCCGGGGGCGCTCCGCTGGCGGCTACCGGGGCTTCAGGGCAGACAGCTGCCTCTGGAGGATGCACGGCCACAGCCATTGTGGCTGGCGGCTGCTTCTGGGGGGTGGAAGACGCTTTTCAGAAAATACCGGGTGTGTGTGAGGCTGTATCGGGTTATACTGGCGGTCATACGGCCAATCCTACTTACGAGGATGTGTGCCGGGGAGATACAGGCCATGCGGAGGCCGTGCTGGTGCGCTATGACCCCTCGCGCGTGAGTTACGAGCAGATTTTACGCCGCTTTTTTGAAATTCACGATCCTACCCAGCTCAACAGGCAGGGGCCGGATTGGGGCGAGCAGTATCGCTCGGCGGTCTTTTATCAGGGCGCGGAGCAAAAAGCTGTGGTCGAAAAGCTGGTGGCGCGCCTGCGGGAGCTTGGCTACAAGGTGGTTACGCAGGTTGCGCCTGCCGGGCCTTTTTATGAAGCCGAGGCTTACCATCAGGATTTTGCCCGCCGTACAGGGCGGGGCGTGTGCCACATGTCTGTGCCGCGCTTTTCGCAACGGGTGAATGGAAGCCCGGCTAAGTAAAAGGTTTGGTGAGGGCAGCGGCCCGCTATTTTCGGCTGCTGCACGCAGACAGGCCCGTTTCAGGTGGCGGAGCGTTTGCTCTCCCTGAAACGGGCCTGAATTTTTTTGAATCTTTGCAGCTACCGCAGAATCTGGGCAGTGGAGGCGCAGGGCAGGCCAAAGGCTTCGGCCACGCCAGCAAAGGTGCACTGCCCATCCACCGTATTGAGGCCGCGCTCAAGGGCGATATTCTCGCGGCAGGCGTTCTTCCAGCCTTTGTCCGCCAGCTCCACGGCAAAGGGCAGAGTGGCGTTGGTCAAGGCATAGGTTGACGTGACCGGCACGGCCCCGGGAATGTTGGCAACGGCATAGTGGATGACGCCGTGCTTTTCATAGGTGGGTTCGTGGTGGGTGGTGGGCCTGCCCGCCGTGGTTTCAAACGAACCGCCCTGGTCAATGGCCACGTCCACCACCACGCTGCCGGGGCGCATGGTTTTGATCATGGCTTCTGTCACCAGTTTCGGGGCCATGGCGCCGGGAATAAGCACGGAGCCAATAACAAGGTCGGACTCCTGAACAGCCCCGGCGATATTGTATTCGTTGGAAGCAAGGGTCTGGACGCGGGAAGAGAAAATGTCGCCCAGATAGCGCAGGCGGTTCAGATTGTTGTCCAGAATGGTAACTTCCGCGCCAAGGCCCATGGCCATCTTGGCGGCTTCCGTACCCACGGTGCCGCCACCTACGATGGAGACCCTGGCGCGCTGCACGCCAGCCACGCCGCCCAGCAGCATACCCGCGCCGCCTGCCTGTTTGGTCAGGATATAGGAACCCATCTGCACGGCCATACGGCCCGCAACTTCAGACATGGGGGCCAGCAGCGGCAGGCTGCGGTCCTTGGGCTGCACGGTTTCGTAGGCAAGGCCCACCACCCCGGAATTGAGCAGGGCATCGGTGAGTTCCTTGTCCGCCGCAAGGTGCAGGTAGGTAAAGAGCAGCAGGCCAGGGCGAAAATATTTGTATTCGCTGGGCAGTGGCTCCTTGACCTTCATGATCATTTCAGCCTTGGCCCATACATCGCCCACTGGCAGCATACTTGCGCCAGCCTTGGCAAATTCGTCATCGCCAATGCGGCTGCCAAGCCCTGCGCCGCTTTCTACCAGAACCTTGTGCCCGTGGTCAGTGAGCGTCTTGACCCCGGCGGGCGTGATGCCCACGCGGTATTCATCGGCCTTGATCTCCTTGGTGACGCCAATAATCATGGATAGTCCTCGCAAGCTTATGGTTGTGGCGAAACCGGCAATGCCGGTCACGCGGGGGCATGCTTCTTCCATGGTCTGGGGCGCAGGGGGGATGACGCCTTGCGGGCGGCCTGATCCGCCCGATATGAAACCGTATATTTTTTCCCGTTTATCAGCAATAAAATTGCGATGTTTTGCGGTGTCTTCTTACAGGCAATCGCACAAGGTGCGTTCCCGCAATGATTTGAGCCGGATGCCGCCGTTGAGGATTTCGCCCCGCAGTTCGCGCAGACGGCGATCCATATCCGGGGGAAGATTTTTGCCAGCCGCAGCCTTGAAAGGCTCCATGGAGGTAATGTCCACACCGCCGTTTTGCAGGTCGCGCACGAGGATTTCCTTGCCTGCAAAGTGGCCGGATGCCGTAGCGGCTATGATGTCGTACGCGGCCTTGTTGGGGTGCTTGAGGATGGAGGTGAGCACATGGCCGGGCAGCAGGTTGTCCTTGTCGGTGTTCAGACCCACGGCATAAGCGTTGCGCGCTTTAACCTCCTGCAAGGCTGGGCCGTTGCCCATGCCGCTTGCCAGCACCAGGATGTCCGCTCCCTGATCGAGCAGATTTTTCGCTGCGGCGCGGCCAGCCTCCGCATTTGCGAATGAGCCTGTAACCACGTTGACGACACGCACTTCAGGATCAATCACGCGCGCGCCCTCGGTGAATCCTCCCAGCAGGGAGCGCATGGCGGGGCAGTCCTCACCCGTTATCCAGCCAATAATCTTGCGTCCGCTTATGCCGGGCATGGCGGTCTGGCGCTCAAGCATGGCCGCAGCCGCCCCGGCAAGATAGGCAGCCTGCTCGTCGGCAAAGGTAACGGACATTATATTGGGCGCGCGGATGCCGGCATCAATGCAGCCAAACATGGTGCGGCGAAAGTTAGCGGCGTTGTTGCGCAGCACTTCGTGCAGGCCGTTGGAGGCCACCAGCACAAGATCATTGTTGCCCGCAGCCGTGCGGAGCATCTCCTGAAGCGCCGCCTCGTCGTAGCCCGGCTGGGCGGTGATCACAGAGGCCTTTATGCCCAGCTCGCGCTCGGCCTGCCTCAGGCCGTCAACAAGGCTGTCGTTCCAGTCGTTGTCGCCCGTGGGTGTTTCAAGCAACAGGGCCACGCGCAAGGGGCCTTGCGGCTTTTCGGCACCAGCGCAATGGGCGGGCTGAGAAAAGCCAAGGCAAAGGAAGAGCAGAAGTGTCAGCATAAGGGGCACGGGGCGGAGTGGGAACATGGATTTTCCTTGGAGTGAATGTGCGGGCAGTGGGAGCTTCTTTTTGGTTTTTTGGCAGGCAGACCACGCCTTTTTCGCCATGCGCAATATATCGCTGTGGCTTTTGCGGCGCAAGAACATCTGCTGGCAGGCACTGCGCAAATAAATACAAATTTTTTTATGTGTTTAATTTTTTAATAAGGTTGAACGCCGCAAATTATATCCATCCAGTTTAATTTAACTTATTTTGTTGTTGTCAGCAAAATTTATAGTTTGATTAATCAAACAACTTGGCGTACACACCTTGACTTGCGAATGTGAAATAAATAACGTGTTGCTTGTGAACAAAGTAACATGAAGCGCAGGATTGTTATTGCGATAATTCTGCTGAAATTATTGAAAATTATTGCAAGGAAGGTTCCCATGTCTGTTGATGCACAGCCCCGCTGGTTTGATGCCCAGGCCATTGGCACAGCTCTGGAAAGGGAAACAGCACCTGACGCCGCAGAGCTTCGGGATATCCTCAACAAGTCGCTCGAATTGCAGCCGCTGTCCATGGCGGAAACGGTCGCCCTCATGCGTGTGCAGGACGGCGTGGGCGTTGGCCGCATTATGGCAGCCGCCGATGAAGTCAAGCAAAAGGTTTACGGCGACCGCATTGTGCTTTCCGCACCCCTGCACATCTCCAACCACTGCGGCAGCGAATGCCTGTATTGCGCCAACCGCAAAAGCAACAAGGCCGTTGAGCGCAAGTACATGACCTCGCCTGAAATGCGCGAGGCAGCCCTCAAGCTCATCCGGCAGGGCCACAAACGTATTTTCCTTGTCAGCGGGCAGTTGCCCAATGCCGATATTGAATATCTGGCCGAGGCCATCAGCATCCTGTACACAGCCTTTGACGGCGTGGGGGAAGTGCACAGCGTCAACGTAAACGTGGGCGCTCTGGAATCGCACGAGTATGCCGCCCTGCTGGAATCGTATGTGGGAACCGTGCTGATCTATCAGGACACCTACCACGAGGCCAGTTATCGCGCGGCCCACATCTCTGGCCCCAAGAGTGATTACTACGCCCGGCTGAACGCCGCAGATGTTGCCTTTCAGGCGGGTGTGCCGGACGTGGGCGGCGGCCTGATGCTGGGCCTTGGCCCCTGGCAGTACGATCTGCTGGGCATTGTGCAGCATCAGGCGCACTTGCTGCGGGCCTATGACACCGGCTGCCGCACCCTGAGCCTGCACCGCATGCGTTGCGCCCCCGGCAGCAACATGCAAACGCCCTATCCTGTGAGCGATGCCGACTACCTGCGCTGTGTGGCCATTGCCCGGCTGGCGGTTCCTTACGCGGGCATCATCCTGACCACCAAGGAACCTGCGGGCCTGTGGCGCGATGGCTGTAGCGCGGGCGCTTCGCAACTGCTCACAGGCAGCGTTGCCAACCCCTACGGCAACTGGATTGACAATCCCGAGCACAAGGTTCCCTACCCCATTGGCGAAGACTGCCATGTGGATGAAGTGGTGCGTTTTCTGCTGGAAGAAGCCCGCCACCTGCCGTCATTTTGCGCGGCCTGCCCCCGGCTGGGGCGCACGGGCGAGGAGTTCCTTTCCATGGTGCGCGAGTGCGGCATGAAAAACCAGTGCGGCCCCAACTCTGCCGCGTCGTTCCTGGAATTTCTGCTGCACTACGCCACGCCCTACACGCGCATGATTGGCGAACAGCTGTTGGCCGAAAAAATGGACAGGATGACCACGGGTGAGCTTGGCGCGGCCAAAAGGCTGCTGACCAAGGTGCGCGCTGGCCGCATTGACGAATTCATCTAACAGAGCGCTTGCAGATAAAACCCTCAACGGCAAGCGTATTCTGTTGTTAACGCAAAAAGGCGGGCATAAAGCCCGCCTTTTTGCGTGTTGACAGCGTCAACACAATCGGAAATCAGGAGCCGGTTGCAGCTTTGCCGCACCGATGAGCGACTGGTTTCCGTGTATTCCGCCCGGCGGCTTTGCTGACGCTGGCGACGCAAATGCCGCAAAGCGGCGTTTGATCAGTATCAGTCGGGCATAAAGCCCGCCTTTTTGCGTGTTCGCGTTGTCAGGTTGTGTCAGCAGTCAGCTCAGCCCCGACCAGCCCCGCCGCCTAGGTAAAGAAAAACCAGGTCAGCAGAGCAAACAGCGGCACAAGAATGCCGAGCGACCACAGAATGTAGCCGAAAAATCCGGGCATACGCACGCCTTGATCTTCCGCAATGGCCCGCACCATAAAGTTGGGCGCGTTGCCTATGTAGCTGCATGCGCCCATAAAGACCGCGCCAGCGGAAATGGCCGCCAGAGTTTCGGGCATATGGTGCATGAGCGTTTGCGCATCACCACCAGCAGTATTGAAAAAGACCATGTAGGTCGGTGCGTTATCAAGAAAACTGGAAAGAATGCCCGTCAGCCAGAAGTACATGGCATTAACCGGCTGCCCATCGCGCGAGACCAGTTCCACCAGCGGGGCCAGCGCGCCTGAGGTTCCTGCCTTGAGAATGGCCATGGCCGGAATCATGCTGACAAAAATACCAAAGAACAATTGAGCCACTTCTTCAATGGGCCCCCACGTAAAGCCGTTCAGCTCGCGGCATCTGCGGCTGGTATAGCGCATGGAAAGCCACGCCAGGAAGAGCAGGGCGGCATCGCGCAGCACATTTTGCGCTTCCAACGGCACACCACCCACCGTGGCGATGGTTCCCAGCGGGAACAGACCGGAAAGCAGCACGGCAGTCACCACGCCCAGCAGGAACAGCAGGTTGATCTTGCCGTCCAGGCCGAGTTTTTCCTGGCTGGGCATTACCTGCCCCGGCTTCGCGGGCGCGGCTTCAGCAGGGTTGATCGGCGGTACGGGGCGGCCTTCCTTGTTATAAAGCACCATGTCCAGAACAAAATAGATTGCCAGCAGGGCCGTGGACAGGCTCAGGGTTTTCAAAAACAGGTGTGAGGTAGTCCAGAAAAAGTCCACGCCCTTCAAAAAACCCAGAAACAGCGGCGGGTCGCCCAGAGGCGAGAGGGAACCGCCGATGTTTGCCACCAGAAAGATGAAAAATACCACAGAATGCACGCGGTACTTGCGGTGCGCATTGGCCCGCAGCAACGGGCGCACAAGCAGCATGGCTGCCCCTGTGGTGCCCATCCAGCTTGCCAGCACGGTTCCTATGGCGAGGATTCCCAGATTCACTGGCGGTGTGCCTGTGAGGGAGCCTTTAAGGCGTACCCCGCCCGCAACCGTGTACAGCGAAAAAAGAAGTACAAGAAAGGGCACGTAATCCAGCAGGATGATGTGGCAGAATTCATAGAAGGTCACGCCGGGGCCATAGGCCGCAAGGCATGGGACAAGAAAGGTGAGCGCCCAGAAAATGGAAATCTTGCCCCGGTGATGTTCCCAGAAAATATGGGCGGTCAGCGGCAATATGGCTATGGAAAGCAGCATGCCCGCAAAAGGGATGATCCACCATGCGGAGAGGGTGCCGGGAACTGTGAGATGGTCGGCGGCGGCAAGAGCCGTGTAGGGAGTAAGCAGCAGTGCGCTCAGAGCATATGCAGAGAGGCGGAGTAGATTCATGTTGCTCCTGAAAAAAAGTGAATGGATTGCAGGCCAATAAGGAAAATAGGCCAAGACTAGTGTGTTGAATATACCCTAATTGGCATTGTCCGTCCATCCCGGCAGATCGGCGCACTTGCCTGAAAGGCCGTTTTCTGCCACACAAGGGCAGCAATCAATTACAATGTGTAAGGAATCAGCCATGCCCAAAGAACCTACGGCACGGCGCAAGGCCCGCTTTCTGGAAGTGCTGAGTCACCGCCAGCCGGACCTTACGCTGGTGCTTGCCAATATTCACGACCCGCACAACGTTTCGGCCATTTACCGCTCGTGCGATGCCTTTGGCGTCAGCCGTGTGCACCTGTATTACACCAATACGGCTTTTCCCGCGCTGGGACGCAAGACCTCTGCTTCTGCCCGCAAGTGGGTGGAAAGCGTGCGCCATAAAACCAGCGAAGACATGCTTGCCGACCTGCGCGGTCAGGGCATGCAGGTGCTTGCCACTTCGTTTACAGAAAAGGCCCGCCCCATGCGGGAATGGGATTTTACACGCCCCACGGCGGTGATTATGGGCAACGAGCATAGCGGCGTTGAGCCGGAACTGCTGGCCGCCGCCGATGGCGAGCTGTACATACCCATGTACGGCATGATCCAGAGCTTCAACGTGTCTGTGGCTTCGGCCATTATTCTTGCAGAAGCAGCCCGCCAGCGCGAGGCCGCAGGCATGTACGCCACCCCGCGCTTTGATGAGGCAACTCTCGCAACCCGTCTTGGGGAGTGGCTGGAAAAATAGCGATAGCCCGAACTGGCCGATATCCGGCCACGAAAGCCCGGGCCGCCCGCGCGGCGTATGCGGGCGATACTTCGGGCTTCCGCCGCATGTAACTATTCGCCAATGAATAGTCATGAACAATCCCGCGCTGATCTGTCAGGCCTATGCCTTTGCCACCGTTGTGCTGTGGTCAACCGCCTATGTGTACACCAAGGTTGCGCTGGCATTTTTTACGCCAGGCCCGCTGGGCCTTGTGCGGTGCGCTGTGGCGTCGCTGGCCTTTGTTGGCGTTCTGCTGGCAAGGGGCAGAGGGCGCGGGGGATTTTTTGTTCCTTCTGTCCGGCATCTGCCCCTGTTTGCGGCGTCAGGGCTGAGCGGTTTCACGCTGTATCTGCTGGCCTTCAATGAGGGTTCCATCACCCTCAATCCCACCACCAACTGCATTGTCATTTCCACAGCACCCATTCTGACGGCGGCGCTGGCGCGTCTGTTTTTCAGCGAGCGTTTGCCCGTGCTGCGCTGGCTTGCGCTTGCGCTGGCATTTGGCGGCGTAGTGGTGATGAACGGCGGCGGGCGCGGATTTATGCTGGCTCCCGGCATGGGCTGGGTGCTGGTGGCCGCAGTGCTCATAAGCCTGTACAATATTACGCAGCGCACATTGTCGCGGCACTACGGATCCATGGAAATCGCGGCCTGGAGTTTTTTTGCGGGTACGCTCTTTTTGCTGTACTGCCTGCCGCAAACCGTGGCCCAGGTACAGGCTGCGCCCGCCAGCGCGCTCTGGCTTGCGCTTTTTCTGGGGATTTTCCCCAGCGCGGCTGCCTATCTGCTCTGGACAAAAGCTCTTGCCCTTGCCCCGCGCACAAGCCTTGTGACCAACTACATGTTCCTGACGCCCTTTTTGTCCATGCTGCTTGATTTCGTGGTGACGGGCGGCCTGCCGGAGGCCTCCACCTTTGCGGGGGGAGCGATTATCATGGGGGCTTTGGTGCTGTTCAGCCTTGCGGGCAGGAGGGGCTAATTGCGTTTTTGCCTTCTGGCAACGTGAGAGAATAAAATAGCCATGTAGCTGTTGCCGCCACGCTGACTTTTTACACAAAATCAAGGCCCGTTTCCGCTGGATATCTTCCGGCAGAAACGGGCCTTTCCCTTGCGGGAACCCAACCCTGATTTTTATGTTGAGCCGCTAATCAGCCTGCGGCTGCACCAGCTTTTCAAAACTTTTGCCATTCCACTGAAAGCTCACGTCATTGTCTACCGGAACATGGGCCATGCCCGTACTGGTCCAGAACATGGGCTGCGCCTTGAGACCGCCGAGGCCAAGGCAGATCATGACCGTAGCCTGAACATCGGGCGGCATTTTGCGCCCCGGGGCAAAAAAGGCGCTTATGTCCGGCTCTTGCGGGGTGTCCACTGGCACGGCGCGCCCAGAGGTGTCAACCCGCCACAACTCAAGGGTGCATACTGCGCCGCCCAAGGTGCCGAATGCGGCGAGCACGGAGCCGTCCGTAGCGTTGCGGAACAGGCGCAGGGCAACGGCTGTATCTCTGAACGGCATGGAGGCGAACACCAGAACGTCCTCCGTTTCTCCGGCGATCTCCCAAAATTCCGAATGCCCGGCAGAAAGCAGTTTCTGCTTTTCCTGTGGGCTCAGACCTTCAGGAGTGTTTTCAAAAATACTTTCGGGCAGCAGTGCAAAGATACTGCGGGCAGTGACTTCGCTTTCGGCGGCCTGCACAGAATCCGACAGTGCGGCAAGCAACAGAACAATCAGTAAACAGTGTATATGACGCGGCATACATCCTCCCGCAGACAGATGGTTGCAGAAACAGACGTGCTGTAAAAATTTTTATACCGCTTTCAGCAAGGCTTGTCCATGCACGCAGGCAAAGGATTGCGCGATACGGGGTGGTTGGGGGCTGAGGGGGCATTTTGCAGCGGCGGGGGCGCGCAAAAATACGCAGGCTCTGCCCTTGCCAATGCCCCTTGGGCCGCTTACATATGCTTTCATGAACACAAGCAAGCCCTGCATCCACATCGAAAAGGCCCGCCAGCACAATCTCAAAAACATCAGCCTGGACATCCCACGCGACGAGCTGGTGGTGATTTGCGGCCCGTCAGGTTCCGGCAAATCGACCCTCGCCTTCGATATCGTGTACGCCGAAGGCCAGCGCCGCTATGTGGAATCGCTGTCTGCCTACGCCCGCCAGTTCTTGCCCCAGATGGACAAGCCGGATGTGGAAAAGATCGAGGGGCTTTCGCCCGCCATATCCCTTGAACAGCAGAGCGTTTCGCGCAACCCGCGTTCAACCGTGGGAACGGTCACGGAAATTTACGACTTTTTGCGCGTATTTTTTGCCCGGCTTGGGCGCATGTATTGCCCCCAGTGCGGGCGGCCCATCGAGGCCCGCGCCGCTGATGAAATCATTGGCGATATCATGGCCCTGCCGCAGGGCACCAAGTTTATGGTCATGGCTCCGCTGGTGGAACTTCAGAAGGGTACACATCAGGACAAGTTCAAAAAGCTCAAGGCCGAAGGCTTTGCCCGCGTGCGCGTCAACGGCGAGTTTTATACGCTGGACGATGTGCCCACGCTGGACAAGAACAAGAAGCACTCCATTGATCTGGTGGTTGACCGCCTGGTGAACAAGGAGGGCATTCGGGGGCGTCTGGCGGATTCGGTTGAACTGGCCCTGCGCTACGGCGAGGGCCGACTTGTGCTGCACGAGCCGGACAAGGCCGCCGCGGGGCAGGAGGCAGACACCGTGCATTCCACAACCTCGGTATGTGC
Above is a window of uncultured Desulfovibrio sp. DNA encoding:
- the ald gene encoding alanine dehydrogenase, which translates into the protein MIIGVTKEIKADEYRVGITPAGVKTLTDHGHKVLVESGAGLGSRIGDDEFAKAGASMLPVGDVWAKAEMIMKVKEPLPSEYKYFRPGLLLFTYLHLAADKELTDALLNSGVVGLAYETVQPKDRSLPLLAPMSEVAGRMAVQMGSYILTKQAGGAGMLLGGVAGVQRARVSIVGGGTVGTEAAKMAMGLGAEVTILDNNLNRLRYLGDIFSSRVQTLASNEYNIAGAVQESDLVIGSVLIPGAMAPKLVTEAMIKTMRPGSVVVDVAIDQGGSFETTAGRPTTHHEPTYEKHGVIHYAVANIPGAVPVTSTYALTNATLPFAVELADKGWKNACRENIALERGLNTVDGQCTFAGVAEAFGLPCASTAQILR
- a CDS encoding radical SAM protein, which gives rise to MSVDAQPRWFDAQAIGTALERETAPDAAELRDILNKSLELQPLSMAETVALMRVQDGVGVGRIMAAADEVKQKVYGDRIVLSAPLHISNHCGSECLYCANRKSNKAVERKYMTSPEMREAALKLIRQGHKRIFLVSGQLPNADIEYLAEAISILYTAFDGVGEVHSVNVNVGALESHEYAALLESYVGTVLIYQDTYHEASYRAAHISGPKSDYYARLNAADVAFQAGVPDVGGGLMLGLGPWQYDLLGIVQHQAHLLRAYDTGCRTLSLHRMRCAPGSNMQTPYPVSDADYLRCVAIARLAVPYAGIILTTKEPAGLWRDGCSAGASQLLTGSVANPYGNWIDNPEHKVPYPIGEDCHVDEVVRFLLEEARHLPSFCAACPRLGRTGEEFLSMVRECGMKNQCGPNSAASFLEFLLHYATPYTRMIGEQLLAEKMDRMTTGELGAAKRLLTKVRAGRIDEFI
- a CDS encoding bifunctional methionine sulfoxide reductase B/A protein, translated to MQNTYPMPPLSGLEADVLLRKATEPPYTGKYVNNHEAGTYICRQCGMPLYHSDDKFESGCGWPSFDTAVPGAVRRVPDADGRRVEILCANCGGHLGHVFEGEGFTEKNTRHCVNSLSMSFASAGSDAEKAALARLAAKKETSAAGGAPLAATGASGQTAASGGCTATAIVAGGCFWGVEDAFQKIPGVCEAVSGYTGGHTANPTYEDVCRGDTGHAEAVLVRYDPSRVSYEQILRRFFEIHDPTQLNRQGPDWGEQYRSAVFYQGAEQKAVVEKLVARLRELGYKVVTQVAPAGPFYEAEAYHQDFARRTGRGVCHMSVPRFSQRVNGSPAK
- a CDS encoding DMT family transporter, whose product is MNNPALICQAYAFATVVLWSTAYVYTKVALAFFTPGPLGLVRCAVASLAFVGVLLARGRGRGGFFVPSVRHLPLFAASGLSGFTLYLLAFNEGSITLNPTTNCIVISTAPILTAALARLFFSERLPVLRWLALALAFGGVVVMNGGGRGFMLAPGMGWVLVAAVLISLYNITQRTLSRHYGSMEIAAWSFFAGTLFLLYCLPQTVAQVQAAPASALWLALFLGIFPSAAAYLLWTKALALAPRTSLVTNYMFLTPFLSMLLDFVVTGGLPEASTFAGGAIIMGALVLFSLAGRRG
- a CDS encoding sodium:proton antiporter — protein: MNLLRLSAYALSALLLTPYTALAAADHLTVPGTLSAWWIIPFAGMLLSIAILPLTAHIFWEHHRGKISIFWALTFLVPCLAAYGPGVTFYEFCHIILLDYVPFLVLLFSLYTVAGGVRLKGSLTGTPPVNLGILAIGTVLASWMGTTGAAMLLVRPLLRANAHRKYRVHSVVFFIFLVANIGGSLSPLGDPPLFLGFLKGVDFFWTTSHLFLKTLSLSTALLAIYFVLDMVLYNKEGRPVPPINPAEAAPAKPGQVMPSQEKLGLDGKINLLFLLGVVTAVLLSGLFPLGTIATVGGVPLEAQNVLRDAALLFLAWLSMRYTSRRCRELNGFTWGPIEEVAQLFFGIFVSMIPAMAILKAGTSGALAPLVELVSRDGQPVNAMYFWLTGILSSFLDNAPTYMVFFNTAGGDAQTLMHHMPETLAAISAGAVFMGACSYIGNAPNFMVRAIAEDQGVRMPGFFGYILWSLGILVPLFALLTWFFFT
- a CDS encoding RNA methyltransferase yields the protein MPKEPTARRKARFLEVLSHRQPDLTLVLANIHDPHNVSAIYRSCDAFGVSRVHLYYTNTAFPALGRKTSASARKWVESVRHKTSEDMLADLRGQGMQVLATSFTEKARPMREWDFTRPTAVIMGNEHSGVEPELLAAADGELYIPMYGMIQSFNVSVASAIILAEAARQREAAGMYATPRFDEATLATRLGEWLEK
- a CDS encoding BMP family protein yields the protein MFPLRPVPLMLTLLLFLCLGFSQPAHCAGAEKPQGPLRVALLLETPTGDNDWNDSLVDGLRQAERELGIKASVITAQPGYDEAALQEMLRTAAGNNDLVLVASNGLHEVLRNNAANFRRTMFGCIDAGIRAPNIMSVTFADEQAAYLAGAAAAMLERQTAMPGISGRKIIGWITGEDCPAMRSLLGGFTEGARVIDPEVRVVNVVTGSFANAEAGRAAAKNLLDQGADILVLASGMGNGPALQEVKARNAYAVGLNTDKDNLLPGHVLTSILKHPNKAAYDIIAATASGHFAGKEILVRDLQNGGVDITSMEPFKAAAGKNLPPDMDRRLRELRGEILNGGIRLKSLRERTLCDCL